The Burkholderia ambifaria AMMD genome has a segment encoding these proteins:
- a CDS encoding 4-hydroxyphenylpyruvate dioxygenase family protein encodes MPGTSHPLSSDTPPVADPAANPLGMAGLEFVEFAAPVPDALAQRFEQLGFKAIARHVSKNVTLYRQGQMQFLINAEPESFAARYAEEYGMGVCAIGLRVASARRAFERAIELGAWAFEGERIGVGELKIPAIQGIGDSHLYFVDRWRGRDGQRGGVGDISIFDIDFRPIDIATAHTDHDCVGTGLKQVDHFTQTVGAGRMREWLDFYHDLLHFREIHEIDAHWHVSEESRVMVSPCGAVRIPVYEEGTRRTELMHAYLPDHPGEGVQHVALSTDDILASVDALRANGVEFIEPPARYYDEVDARLPGHGVDLDALRRRAVLVDGEIGSDGVPRLFFQTFVKRRPGEIFFEIVQRKGHHGFGEGNLAALARARDAG; translated from the coding sequence ATGCCCGGCACTTCCCACCCCCTGTCCAGCGATACGCCGCCCGTCGCGGATCCGGCCGCCAATCCGCTCGGGATGGCCGGGCTCGAATTCGTCGAGTTCGCGGCGCCGGTGCCGGACGCGCTCGCGCAACGCTTCGAGCAACTCGGGTTCAAGGCGATCGCGCGCCATGTGAGCAAGAACGTCACGCTGTACCGGCAAGGGCAGATGCAATTCCTGATCAACGCCGAGCCCGAATCGTTCGCGGCGCGCTATGCGGAGGAATACGGGATGGGCGTCTGCGCGATCGGGCTGCGCGTGGCGAGCGCGCGGCGCGCGTTCGAGCGGGCGATCGAACTGGGCGCGTGGGCGTTCGAGGGCGAGCGGATTGGAGTCGGCGAGCTGAAGATTCCCGCGATCCAGGGCATCGGCGATTCGCACCTCTATTTCGTCGACCGCTGGCGCGGGCGGGACGGCCAGCGCGGCGGCGTCGGCGACATCTCGATCTTCGACATCGATTTCCGGCCGATCGACATCGCGACCGCCCATACCGATCACGATTGCGTGGGCACGGGCCTGAAGCAAGTCGACCACTTCACGCAGACGGTCGGCGCGGGGCGCATGCGCGAATGGCTCGACTTCTACCATGACCTGCTGCACTTCCGCGAAATCCATGAAATCGATGCGCACTGGCATGTATCGGAAGAATCGCGCGTGATGGTGTCGCCGTGCGGCGCGGTGCGGATTCCCGTGTACGAGGAGGGCACGCGGCGCACCGAGCTGATGCACGCGTATCTGCCGGACCATCCCGGCGAAGGCGTCCAGCACGTTGCGCTGTCGACCGACGACATCCTGGCGAGCGTCGATGCGCTGCGCGCGAACGGCGTCGAATTCATCGAGCCGCCGGCGCGCTATTACGACGAAGTCGATGCGCGGCTGCCCGGGCACGGCGTGGATCTCGATGCGCTGCGCCGCCGCGCGGTGCTGGTCGACGGCGAAATCGGCAGCGATGGCGTGCCGCGGCTGTTCTTCCAGACCTTCGTCAAGCGCCGGCCCGGCGAGATATTCTTCGAGATCGTGCAGCGGAAAGGGCACCACGGATTCGGGGAAGGGAACCTCGCGGCGCTGGCCCGCGCCCGCGACGCGGGCTGA
- a CDS encoding type II toxin-antitoxin system HipA family toxin translates to MARRPRHDRLDLWMNGIPVGYWEVRRGVERLVYLPAWIDDPQGRPLSLSLPFTPGNQPHQGAIVADYFDNLLPDSQPIRRRIAQRYRLGSTAPFELLASIGRDCVGALQLLPPDETPVDLQAIDGTALDDAAVADVLRHATAAPLPGHAEPDGELRLSIAGAQEKTALLRHRNRWLLPAGSTPTTHIFKLPLGRVGNMQADMRTSVENEWLCSKIVAAYGLPVAACDIGRFDDQKALIVERFDRRPSRDGTWILRLPQEDMCQATGTPSGAKYESDGGPGIATIMGILANSAEAAQDRNNFFVTQLVFWVLAAIDGHAKNFSIAHLPGNTYRSTPLYDVLSAHPIIGTRRNQLPPRRARLAMAVCGKNRHYVIADIQPRHWIAQGARVGLTEDEVRAAMAAVAARTEPAIADVASRIPADFPADVADAIFDGMRRQARKLGAAD, encoded by the coding sequence ATGGCCCGCCGCCCCCGCCACGACCGCCTCGACCTGTGGATGAACGGCATCCCGGTCGGATACTGGGAAGTCCGGCGCGGCGTCGAGCGCCTCGTCTACCTGCCGGCGTGGATCGACGATCCGCAGGGGCGTCCGCTGTCGCTGTCGCTGCCGTTCACACCCGGCAACCAGCCGCACCAGGGCGCGATCGTCGCCGATTACTTCGACAATCTGCTGCCGGACAGCCAGCCGATCCGCCGCCGCATCGCGCAGCGCTACCGGCTCGGGTCGACCGCGCCGTTCGAACTGCTCGCGTCGATCGGCCGCGATTGCGTCGGTGCGCTGCAGTTGCTGCCGCCCGACGAGACGCCGGTCGACCTGCAGGCGATCGACGGCACCGCGCTCGACGACGCAGCCGTCGCCGACGTGCTGCGCCACGCGACCGCCGCGCCGCTGCCCGGCCACGCGGAACCGGACGGCGAATTGCGTCTGTCGATCGCCGGCGCGCAGGAAAAGACCGCGCTGCTGCGCCACCGCAACCGCTGGCTGCTGCCGGCGGGCAGCACGCCCACCACGCATATCTTCAAGCTGCCGCTGGGGCGCGTCGGGAACATGCAGGCCGACATGCGCACGTCGGTCGAGAACGAATGGCTGTGCTCGAAGATCGTCGCCGCATACGGGCTGCCGGTGGCCGCGTGCGACATCGGCCGGTTCGACGACCAGAAGGCGCTGATCGTCGAGCGCTTCGACCGCCGGCCGTCGCGCGACGGCACGTGGATCCTGCGGCTGCCGCAGGAGGACATGTGCCAGGCGACCGGCACGCCGTCGGGCGCGAAATACGAATCCGACGGCGGCCCGGGCATCGCGACGATCATGGGCATCCTCGCGAATTCCGCCGAGGCCGCGCAGGACCGGAACAACTTCTTCGTCACGCAGCTCGTGTTCTGGGTACTCGCGGCCATCGACGGCCACGCGAAGAATTTCAGCATCGCGCACCTGCCGGGCAATACGTATCGGAGCACGCCGCTGTACGACGTGCTGTCCGCGCATCCGATCATCGGCACGCGACGCAACCAGCTGCCGCCGCGACGCGCGCGGCTGGCAATGGCCGTGTGCGGGAAGAATCGCCATTACGTGATCGCCGACATCCAGCCGCGCCACTGGATCGCGCAAGGCGCGCGTGTCGGTCTGACCGAAGACGAGGTCCGCGCGGCGATGGCTGCCGTGGCCGCCCGCACCGAACCGGCGATCGCCGACGTCGCGTCGCGCATTCCCGCGGACTTCCCGGCAGACGTGGCCGATGCGATCTTCGACGGGATGCGCCGCCAGGCGCGCAAGCTCGGAGCGGCTGACTAG
- a CDS encoding helix-turn-helix domain-containing protein, protein MAFPVQTLSQLRPILVGFRKSAGFTQAQLAARLGVTQQSYAQLEANPSAVSIERFFKVLNVLGVRLTLDPGTPDDAAAPDVAAPGPVSRRAAAVRGRKSGSAGSAASSDTPVRPPAAAKAPSAAARKRPAAATPGKPRNPKREDW, encoded by the coding sequence ATGGCATTCCCTGTCCAGACCTTGAGCCAGTTGCGCCCGATCCTCGTCGGCTTCCGGAAGTCGGCGGGGTTCACGCAGGCGCAGCTCGCCGCCCGCCTCGGTGTCACGCAGCAGTCGTACGCGCAGCTCGAAGCCAATCCGTCCGCGGTCAGCATCGAACGGTTTTTCAAGGTGCTGAACGTGCTCGGGGTGCGCCTGACGCTGGATCCGGGCACGCCGGACGACGCAGCGGCGCCGGACGTCGCCGCGCCCGGGCCTGTGTCCAGGCGTGCTGCGGCCGTGCGCGGTCGCAAGTCAGGTTCGGCCGGCTCGGCCGCCTCATCCGATACCCCAGTCCGCCCGCCGGCCGCCGCGAAGGCTCCCTCCGCCGCCGCGCGGAAACGGCCTGCCGCGGCGACACCCGGTAAGCCCCGGAACCCCAAGCGGGAGGACTGGTGA
- a CDS encoding cation diffusion facilitator family transporter, which yields MQRTSRATPHVYAATSRALAASLAINLLLLAAEAVAAWSAHSSGLLADVAHAAIDLAADALILVACRLDARLPPERRPTYEPLALAGLGALLVATGVQMIWHAANRFDAPPVVQPGALTLALVVFTLSGKAALSRWMLRKARETGSALLEASGWHVRTDALSALLAALAMCAAWVGLGRLDDLAALAIGAIVIRTGAGFIRRGGAQWPALAAWANRSTRGS from the coding sequence ATGCAGCGCACCTCGCGCGCCACGCCCCACGTTTATGCGGCCACCTCCCGCGCCCTCGCCGCCAGTCTCGCGATCAACCTGCTGCTGCTCGCGGCCGAAGCGGTCGCGGCGTGGTCCGCGCATTCGTCTGGCCTGCTCGCGGACGTCGCGCATGCTGCGATCGATCTCGCGGCCGACGCGCTGATCCTCGTCGCATGCCGGCTCGACGCGCGGCTGCCACCCGAGCGGCGCCCGACCTACGAACCGCTCGCGCTGGCAGGCCTCGGCGCGCTGCTCGTCGCCACAGGTGTGCAGATGATCTGGCACGCGGCAAACCGGTTCGATGCGCCGCCGGTCGTGCAGCCCGGCGCGCTGACGCTCGCGCTCGTCGTGTTCACGCTGAGCGGCAAGGCCGCGCTGTCGCGCTGGATGCTGCGCAAGGCGCGCGAAACCGGCTCTGCGCTGCTCGAGGCGAGCGGCTGGCATGTGCGCACCGACGCGCTGTCCGCGTTGCTGGCGGCGCTGGCGATGTGCGCGGCGTGGGTCGGCCTCGGCCGTCTCGACGACCTCGCCGCGCTTGCGATCGGCGCGATCGTGATTCGGACGGGCGCCGGGTTCATCCGGCGCGGTGGCGCGCAATGGCCGGCATTGGCGGCGTGGGCGAACCGTTCGACGCGCGGGTCGTGA
- a CDS encoding zinc-dependent alcohol dehydrogenase family protein, which yields MLAMMFDGTTPHLREARMPDPSPAAGQLLIDVHACGVCRTDLHVVDGELAHPKLPLIPGHEIVGTVRVLGEGVSGFSVGDRVGVPWLGSTCGHCAYCASGRENLCDNPGFTGYTIDGGYAECTVADHRYCVHLPRRYADLEAAPLLCAGLIGYRTLRMAGDARRIGIYGFGAAAHLVAQVAHREGRKVFALTKHGDTVAQQLARSLGAAWAGGSDEAPPEPLDAALIFAPVGALVPAALRAVDKGGIVVCGGIHMSDIPAFPYAWLWGERRIASVANLTRADAVEFMRIADAMPLQVEAVRYALTDANRALDDLRSGRVSGAAVLGMRG from the coding sequence ATGCTCGCGATGATGTTTGACGGCACGACACCGCATTTGCGCGAAGCGCGCATGCCGGATCCGTCGCCTGCTGCCGGTCAGCTCCTGATCGACGTCCATGCGTGCGGCGTCTGCCGAACCGATCTGCACGTCGTCGACGGCGAACTCGCTCATCCGAAACTGCCGCTGATTCCGGGCCACGAAATCGTCGGAACGGTGCGCGTGCTCGGCGAAGGCGTCAGCGGTTTCTCCGTCGGCGACCGGGTGGGCGTACCGTGGCTCGGCTCGACCTGCGGGCATTGCGCGTATTGCGCATCGGGCCGGGAAAACCTGTGTGACAACCCGGGCTTCACCGGCTATACGATCGACGGCGGCTATGCCGAGTGCACCGTCGCCGACCATCGGTATTGCGTGCATCTGCCGCGGCGCTATGCCGACCTGGAAGCCGCTCCGCTACTGTGCGCCGGGCTGATCGGTTATCGAACCTTGCGCATGGCGGGCGATGCTCGCCGGATCGGAATCTACGGCTTCGGCGCCGCGGCCCATCTCGTCGCGCAGGTCGCGCATCGCGAAGGACGCAAGGTGTTTGCGTTGACGAAGCACGGCGACACCGTGGCGCAGCAGCTCGCGCGGTCGCTGGGCGCCGCATGGGCCGGCGGCAGCGACGAAGCGCCGCCCGAGCCGCTCGATGCGGCGCTGATCTTCGCGCCGGTCGGTGCGCTGGTGCCGGCCGCGCTGCGGGCGGTCGACAAAGGCGGGATCGTCGTCTGCGGCGGCATTCACATGAGCGACATCCCGGCCTTTCCGTACGCGTGGCTGTGGGGTGAGCGCCGCATCGCGTCGGTGGCCAACCTGACGCGTGCGGATGCAGTCGAATTCATGCGGATCGCGGACGCGATGCCGCTGCAGGTCGAGGCCGTTCGCTATGCGCTGACCGATGCCAACCGCGCACTCGACGACTTGCGCAGCGGGCGCGTGTCGGGCGCCGCAGTGCTGGGCATGCGCGGTTGA
- the fnr gene encoding fumarate/nitrate reduction transcriptional regulator Fnr, whose translation MQSSAEVSTTMPSRPFIPLHAVQPADQPKRAAARCSTCALRTVCMPSDLSPDDFARVDAMICTTRHVKRGETLFRAGDAFNSIYAVRTGSFKTIVMHRDGNEQITGFQLVGESLGLDGVHTGHHNGDAIALEDSTVCIIPFGQLEQMCREVRPMQHHVYQMMGGEIVRESSQMLLLGTMSAEQRVAAFLLNLSARFKARGYSAAEFVLRMTRDEIGEYLGMKLETVSRMLSKFQHKGLVATQGKQIRIVDLEGLRQI comes from the coding sequence ATGCAGAGCAGTGCCGAAGTCTCGACGACCATGCCGTCACGCCCGTTCATCCCGCTGCACGCGGTCCAGCCGGCCGATCAGCCCAAGCGCGCCGCAGCCCGCTGTTCGACGTGCGCGTTGCGTACCGTCTGCATGCCATCCGATCTTTCGCCTGACGATTTCGCGCGCGTCGACGCGATGATCTGCACGACGCGTCACGTCAAGCGCGGCGAAACGCTGTTCCGCGCGGGCGATGCGTTCAACAGCATCTATGCGGTGCGAACCGGGTCGTTCAAGACCATCGTGATGCATCGCGACGGCAACGAACAGATCACCGGCTTCCAGCTCGTCGGCGAGTCGCTCGGGCTCGATGGCGTGCACACCGGGCACCACAACGGCGACGCGATCGCGCTCGAGGACAGCACGGTCTGCATCATTCCGTTCGGCCAGCTCGAGCAGATGTGCCGCGAAGTGCGGCCGATGCAGCATCACGTGTATCAGATGATGGGCGGCGAGATCGTGCGCGAATCGTCGCAGATGCTGCTGCTCGGCACGATGTCCGCCGAACAGCGCGTGGCCGCGTTCCTGCTGAATCTGTCCGCACGCTTCAAGGCGCGCGGCTATTCGGCCGCGGAATTCGTCTTGCGGATGACGCGTGACGAGATCGGCGAATATCTCGGGATGAAACTCGAAACGGTCAGCCGCATGCTGTCGAAGTTCCAGCACAAGGGGCTCGTCGCGACGCAGGGCAAGCAGATCCGGATCGTCGATCTGGAAGGCCTGCGGCAAATCTGA
- a CDS encoding universal stress protein, whose product MYQRILVALDGSHSARLALDEAISLARHSGGRVIATCVVSDALRPASVDNGDVDQRDSSGLDAKNAATAISDAEAAFRRSGVRGIARTIDACGAGISDVLARAAAECDADLIVMGTHGRRGLRRALLGSVVEALVRIADRPVLVVREGPGAGADLS is encoded by the coding sequence ATGTACCAAAGGATCCTCGTGGCACTCGACGGCAGCCACAGCGCGCGGCTCGCGCTCGACGAGGCGATTTCGCTCGCGCGCCATTCGGGCGGCCGGGTCATCGCCACGTGCGTGGTATCGGACGCGCTCCGGCCGGCCAGCGTCGACAACGGCGATGTCGATCAGCGCGACTCGAGCGGACTGGACGCGAAAAACGCCGCGACCGCGATCTCGGACGCGGAAGCCGCGTTTCGGCGGTCCGGCGTGCGCGGCATCGCGCGCACGATCGATGCGTGTGGAGCGGGCATTTCGGACGTGCTGGCGCGCGCCGCCGCCGAATGCGATGCGGACCTGATCGTGATGGGCACGCATGGCCGTCGCGGGCTGCGCCGGGCGTTGCTCGGCAGCGTCGTCGAAGCGCTGGTGCGCATCGCGGATCGGCCGGTGCTGGTCGTGCGGGAAGGGCCGGGCGCGGGCGCCGACCTGTCGTGA
- a CDS encoding universal stress protein, producing the protein MSYKTLLVHLDDSDRCKARVNLALELAGRWNAHLIGLYAVCQDLFEPLRRPDEPLKLAVYERLCEQRRKDAEERFLMVAERAGRSVEWQAPAGDVTGTAILHARHADLLVLGQENPDDRMTFVARHFVEDVVMGSGRPAIVVPYAGDVRTLGENVLIGWDGGREAARATADALPLLTRARFVHVETVTRGHPDPDETPAGVDVAAYLERHGIRASFSTTPRERSVSVGAMLLNRVTDVHADLLVMGLYSHARMHERVLGGATRTILETMTVPVLLSH; encoded by the coding sequence ATGAGTTACAAGACCCTGCTCGTCCATCTCGACGACAGCGACCGCTGCAAGGCGCGCGTCAATCTCGCGCTCGAACTCGCGGGACGCTGGAATGCGCACCTGATCGGCCTCTACGCGGTCTGTCAGGATCTATTCGAGCCATTGCGGCGGCCGGACGAGCCGCTCAAGCTGGCCGTCTACGAACGCCTGTGCGAGCAGCGGCGCAAGGATGCGGAAGAACGATTCCTGATGGTCGCCGAGCGCGCCGGACGCAGCGTCGAATGGCAGGCGCCGGCCGGCGACGTGACCGGTACTGCGATCCTGCATGCACGCCATGCCGATCTGCTGGTGCTGGGCCAGGAAAATCCCGACGACCGCATGACTTTCGTGGCGCGCCATTTCGTCGAGGACGTCGTGATGGGCAGCGGCCGGCCGGCGATCGTCGTCCCGTACGCGGGCGACGTGAGAACGCTCGGCGAGAACGTGCTGATCGGCTGGGACGGCGGACGCGAAGCCGCCCGCGCGACGGCCGACGCGCTGCCGCTGCTCACCCGCGCGCGCTTCGTCCACGTCGAGACGGTCACCCGCGGGCATCCCGATCCGGACGAGACGCCGGCCGGCGTCGATGTCGCCGCGTATCTCGAACGGCACGGCATTCGCGCGTCGTTCTCCACCACGCCGCGCGAGCGGTCGGTGAGCGTGGGCGCGATGCTGCTGAACCGGGTGACCGACGTGCATGCGGATCTGCTGGTGATGGGCCTGTACAGCCATGCCCGCATGCACGAACGCGTGCTGGGCGGCGCGACGCGCACGATCCTCGAGACGATGACGGTGCCGGTCCTGCTGTCCCACTGA
- a CDS encoding universal stress protein, which yields MYSNILVALDGSDTSSRALDAALDLASQTRARLTPVYIVDFLVPAYDAAGYDPSILIDAFRDEGLRVTADAATRMKARGVAGTPQIANVAPAGEDVAQRIVGFAGEIDADLIVLGTHGRRGFRRVVLGSVAERVLRHATCPVLMIPARCAAGASAGTAAASTEKEPS from the coding sequence ATGTACTCGAACATTCTGGTTGCGCTCGACGGCAGCGATACGTCGTCGCGCGCACTCGACGCCGCGCTGGACCTCGCGTCGCAGACGCGTGCACGGCTGACGCCCGTCTACATCGTCGATTTCCTGGTGCCGGCGTACGACGCGGCCGGATACGATCCATCGATCCTGATCGATGCATTCCGCGACGAAGGGCTGCGCGTCACGGCGGACGCGGCAACACGCATGAAGGCGCGCGGCGTGGCCGGCACGCCGCAGATCGCCAATGTCGCGCCGGCGGGCGAAGACGTCGCGCAACGGATCGTCGGCTTCGCCGGCGAGATCGATGCCGACCTGATCGTGCTCGGCACGCACGGCCGGCGCGGCTTTCGCCGCGTCGTGCTGGGCAGCGTGGCCGAACGCGTGCTGCGGCATGCCACGTGCCCGGTGCTGATGATTCCGGCGCGTTGCGCGGCCGGGGCATCCGCCGGGACCGCCGCCGCATCAACCGAAAAGGAGCCGTCATGA
- a CDS encoding acetate/propionate family kinase: MRTLALLVVNAGSSSVKFAVFAYPPHGDPARRPLHEGEAVTTGNGASIRFDAQPHDSLPLVAGDPYRAVLARIATWIRVQLPHVTLGAIAHRVVHGGARYVDPVVVDDEVLDALRTLTPLAPLHQPHSLDAIDALRDAFPDVTQIAVFDTAFHCTLPRVEQLLPLPHAWFDQGVRRYGFHGLSYEYLAVALDESFGARAHGRVIAAHLGSGASLCALRDCRSVATTMGFSALDGLMMSTRCGTLDPGVVLHLLEAGKLSGDDLGHLLYHESGLKGVSGASGDPRVLLACEAAGDTRARDALALYVHRIVREAGALTALLGGLDMLVFTAGIGEHSAVLRERICTSLGWLGIALDARANAAHAHVVSSASSAVTVVVEPTNEAWVAARAAVRVLRGNRDG, encoded by the coding sequence ATGCGTACACTCGCGCTGCTCGTCGTCAATGCCGGTTCGTCGAGCGTGAAGTTCGCGGTCTTTGCGTATCCGCCGCACGGCGATCCCGCCCGGCGGCCGCTGCACGAGGGTGAAGCGGTCACAACCGGCAACGGCGCGTCGATCCGCTTCGATGCGCAGCCGCACGATTCGCTGCCGCTCGTCGCGGGCGATCCGTACCGCGCCGTGCTCGCGCGGATCGCGACGTGGATCCGCGTGCAGTTGCCGCACGTCACGCTCGGCGCGATCGCGCATCGCGTCGTGCACGGCGGCGCGCGGTACGTGGATCCGGTGGTCGTCGACGACGAAGTACTGGACGCGCTGCGCACGCTGACGCCGCTCGCGCCCCTGCATCAGCCGCACAGCCTCGACGCGATCGACGCGCTGCGCGACGCGTTTCCGGACGTTACGCAAATCGCGGTGTTCGACACGGCGTTTCATTGCACGCTGCCCCGTGTCGAGCAACTGCTGCCGTTGCCGCATGCGTGGTTCGACCAGGGCGTGCGTCGCTACGGCTTCCATGGGCTGTCGTACGAATACCTGGCCGTCGCGCTCGACGAGTCGTTCGGCGCGCGCGCGCACGGTCGCGTGATCGCCGCCCATCTCGGCAGCGGCGCGAGCCTGTGCGCGCTGCGCGACTGCCGCAGCGTCGCGACGACCATGGGCTTTTCCGCGCTCGACGGCTTGATGATGAGCACCCGCTGCGGGACGCTCGATCCGGGTGTCGTCCTCCACCTGCTCGAGGCCGGGAAGCTGTCGGGCGACGACCTGGGGCACCTGCTGTATCACGAGTCGGGGCTCAAAGGCGTGTCGGGCGCGTCGGGCGATCCGCGTGTGCTGCTGGCGTGCGAAGCAGCCGGCGACACGCGGGCCCGCGATGCACTGGCACTTTATGTCCATCGCATCGTGCGCGAAGCGGGTGCGCTGACCGCCTTGCTCGGCGGTCTCGACATGCTGGTCTTCACCGCCGGCATCGGCGAACACTCGGCGGTGTTGCGCGAGCGGATCTGCACGTCGCTCGGCTGGCTCGGCATCGCGCTCGACGCGCGCGCGAATGCCGCGCATGCCCATGTGGTGTCGTCTGCGTCGAGCGCGGTCACGGTGGTTGTCGAGCCGACCAACGAAGCATGGGTCGCGGCGCGCGCCGCGGTGCGCGTACTGCGCGGCAACCGCGACGGTTGA
- a CDS encoding universal stress protein has translation MSYKSMVVHLDTSTRAHSRLEFALRVARRFGAHLTGVFAVYTPEPHSFYVMAGSADYFREHREQRDERRAALERLFHAETARAKVPAAWVRADERANLAVPRAARLADLVIAGQSDPNDPETYIDDQFAENLVLSAGRPVLFWPHTGEFPSVGERVFVAWDGSREATRAAHDATPFLEHAKRTTVAAVVDGDSEAAATRIPAADAALMLARHARDVNVLDIDTGDGSPVGDTLLSRAYETGSDLLVMGAYGHARWRELVMGGATRTVLASMTLPVLMSH, from the coding sequence ATGAGCTACAAGAGCATGGTCGTGCACCTCGATACGAGCACCCGCGCGCATTCGCGCCTCGAGTTCGCATTGCGCGTCGCCCGGCGCTTCGGTGCGCATCTGACCGGCGTGTTCGCGGTCTACACGCCGGAACCGCATTCGTTCTACGTGATGGCCGGGTCCGCCGATTATTTCCGCGAGCATCGGGAACAGCGCGACGAACGGCGCGCCGCGCTGGAACGCCTGTTCCATGCGGAAACGGCGCGCGCGAAAGTGCCGGCAGCCTGGGTACGTGCCGACGAACGCGCGAACCTGGCCGTGCCGCGGGCCGCACGCCTTGCCGATCTCGTGATTGCCGGCCAGAGCGACCCCAACGACCCCGAGACCTATATCGACGACCAGTTTGCGGAAAATCTCGTGTTGTCGGCAGGCCGTCCGGTGCTGTTCTGGCCGCACACCGGTGAATTCCCGTCGGTTGGCGAACGGGTGTTCGTCGCGTGGGACGGCAGCCGGGAAGCGACCCGCGCCGCGCACGACGCGACGCCCTTTCTCGAACATGCGAAGCGCACGACTGTCGCCGCCGTGGTCGACGGCGATTCGGAAGCCGCGGCCACGCGCATTCCGGCCGCCGATGCCGCGCTGATGCTAGCGCGCCATGCACGCGACGTGAACGTGCTCGATATCGATACCGGTGACGGCTCGCCGGTCGGCGACACGTTGTTGTCGCGCGCTTATGAAACGGGTTCCGACCTGCTCGTGATGGGTGCGTACGGCCACGCGCGCTGGCGCGAGCTGGTGATGGGCGGCGCCACGCGCACGGTGCTGGCGTCGATGACGCTGCCGGTGCTGATGTCGCACTGA
- a CDS encoding beta-ketoacyl-ACP reductase has translation MCADRVAFVTGGMGGLGAAISRRLHEAGMTVAVSHTEGNDHVATWLTHEREAGRTFHAFEVDIADYDSCQQCAARVLAEFGHVDVLVNNAGVTHDATFVKMTKSMWDAVLRTNLDGIFNMTKPFVPGMIAAGFGRIVNIGSVNGSRGAYGQANYAAAKAGIHGFTKALALELARHGVTVNTVAPGYLATAMLESVPKDVLDTKILPQIPVGRLGDPDEIAALVAFLCSDAGAFATGAEFDVNGGMHMR, from the coding sequence ATGTGCGCTGATCGTGTCGCGTTCGTCACCGGCGGCATGGGCGGCCTCGGCGCCGCGATCAGCCGTCGCCTGCACGAGGCCGGGATGACGGTGGCGGTGTCGCACACGGAAGGCAACGACCACGTCGCGACGTGGCTCACGCACGAACGCGAAGCGGGCCGCACGTTCCATGCGTTCGAGGTCGACATCGCCGACTACGATTCGTGCCAGCAGTGCGCGGCACGCGTGCTGGCCGAATTCGGGCACGTCGACGTGCTCGTCAACAACGCCGGCGTCACGCACGACGCCACCTTCGTGAAGATGACCAAGAGCATGTGGGATGCGGTGCTGCGTACCAATCTCGACGGCATCTTCAACATGACGAAGCCGTTCGTGCCGGGCATGATCGCAGCCGGTTTCGGGCGCATCGTGAACATCGGCTCGGTGAACGGTTCGCGCGGCGCATACGGGCAGGCGAACTACGCGGCCGCGAAGGCCGGCATCCATGGCTTCACGAAGGCGCTGGCGCTCGAGCTCGCGCGCCACGGCGTGACGGTCAACACGGTCGCGCCCGGTTATCTGGCGACCGCGATGCTCGAGTCGGTGCCGAAAGACGTGCTCGACACGAAGATCCTGCCGCAGATTCCGGTCGGCCGCCTCGGCGATCCCGACGAAATCGCGGCGCTCGTCGCCTTCCTGTGTTCCGACGCAGGGGCGTTCGCGACCGGCGCGGAATTCGACGTCAATGGCGGGATGCACATGCGTTGA